A genomic window from Levilactobacillus yonginensis includes:
- a CDS encoding MFS transporter, which produces MNKLKGVLPVLLLGNLLCMMDVSIMTIVLPEIQSAFGESLTELSWALNIYTITFATLIIPFCRLAERFGQNKFVFGGLLVFGTGSLLTGMAPNLAWMLVARAVQSVGAAAIIPTSMVIGLDLSSMANRNRVVAALAGIQGLAVALGPTIGGIVAQYWGWRWVFFINVPLVIIDLLVFGFVLPLRHEKTVHVKIDWLGALLSMIMLFSLSLGLIKGNDWGWHTGTILGLFILATGSFLLFLLWERHTANPMVDLALFHSRNFSGSGLALVLCNFFLGGLAVLLPTFLTRVHGTSELKAALLMTPYSVTVMLTVILASLIIKRINNKLILTIGFLLMGVSYYLLSTVPLGSNYCHLIIADILLGLGYGLVAATANILVVADFHGSRLTSSQSVANVLRQVGMVLAIAVFTTLLTSNVSQAKQNTMTDARVRINRLSNLSTGQRQRLTQKLQHKLQPTSTTVSATNSTVKPTVVTVSTATRLQKTNQAYQTALQKLAVTQQVSPALLPQTVKQKIHQTVSHVVNQKITQKIHQLNQELSNLVQSVHHTLKHQLNHAFLNVFTTLSWLPFAAISIIPIFKFRHTT; this is translated from the coding sequence ATGAATAAGCTCAAGGGTGTTTTACCAGTTTTACTACTAGGCAACTTGCTATGCATGATGGATGTGTCCATTATGACGATTGTTTTGCCAGAGATTCAGTCAGCTTTCGGGGAAAGCTTAACCGAACTTTCCTGGGCTCTCAACATCTACACCATCACCTTTGCCACGTTAATTATTCCATTCTGTCGGTTAGCGGAACGGTTTGGTCAAAATAAATTTGTCTTCGGCGGCCTATTAGTCTTTGGCACTGGGTCGCTACTCACCGGAATGGCACCAAACCTAGCCTGGATGTTAGTAGCACGCGCCGTTCAAAGCGTTGGGGCCGCTGCTATCATTCCCACCAGTATGGTTATTGGTTTGGACCTGAGCAGCATGGCTAACCGAAATCGGGTTGTAGCAGCATTGGCTGGCATTCAGGGCCTAGCAGTTGCCCTTGGCCCGACAATCGGGGGAATTGTTGCCCAGTACTGGGGCTGGCGTTGGGTCTTCTTCATCAACGTTCCACTGGTCATCATTGACCTGCTAGTTTTTGGTTTCGTCCTACCACTCCGTCACGAAAAAACCGTTCACGTAAAAATTGATTGGTTAGGCGCCCTACTTAGCATGATCATGCTTTTCAGCCTCTCACTGGGCCTGATCAAGGGAAATGATTGGGGCTGGCATACCGGAACTATTCTCGGGTTATTTATTTTGGCAACTGGCAGTTTTTTACTTTTCCTACTTTGGGAACGGCATACCGCCAATCCCATGGTTGATTTAGCACTCTTTCACAGTCGAAATTTCAGCGGATCTGGTTTGGCACTGGTTCTCTGCAACTTCTTTCTAGGTGGTCTGGCCGTCCTCTTACCGACCTTCTTGACCCGGGTCCACGGTACCAGCGAGTTAAAGGCGGCACTCCTTATGACGCCTTACTCAGTAACGGTTATGCTAACCGTCATCTTGGCGTCACTGATCATCAAGCGGATCAACAACAAGCTCATCTTGACCATTGGCTTTCTGCTAATGGGCGTGAGCTACTACCTCCTCAGTACCGTTCCATTGGGTTCTAACTACTGTCATTTGATTATCGCAGATATTCTCTTAGGCTTGGGTTACGGACTCGTGGCTGCTACCGCCAATATTCTCGTCGTTGCCGATTTTCACGGGTCACGTTTAACCAGCTCACAAAGTGTCGCTAACGTTTTGCGCCAAGTCGGCATGGTCCTGGCAATTGCCGTATTCACCACCTTGCTAACCAGCAACGTGTCACAGGCTAAGCAAAATACGATGACGGACGCGCGAGTACGTATCAATCGCCTAAGCAACCTATCAACTGGACAACGGCAGCGATTGACCCAAAAGCTTCAGCACAAATTGCAGCCAACCAGTACCACAGTTTCCGCGACTAATTCAACGGTTAAGCCTACAGTCGTCACCGTCTCAACTGCCACTCGCTTGCAAAAGACCAATCAGGCCTATCAAACCGCCTTACAGAAGTTAGCGGTCACACAACAGGTCTCACCAGCATTACTTCCACAAACGGTGAAGCAGAAGATCCACCAAACTGTCAGCCATGTAGTCAATCAAAAAATCACGCAAAAGATCCATCAACTCAATCAAGAACTGAGTAATCTTGTTCAGAGCGTTCACCACACCCTCAAGCACCAGTTAAATCATGCTTTTCTAAATGTCTTTACTACACTCAGCTGGTTACCATTTGCCGCCATTTCAATCATTCCTATCTTCAAGTTCCGCCACACAACTTAA
- a CDS encoding VanZ family protein produces MRWEPLLLIILMAGLSGLFILATGKKVHWLALLILAYFTGLAGIVFTPLSFSGTGVYIMPAGIGRVNLTHLDLFNLGFAENILMTIPIGLMIKWLLPKLSFLATAGFGVFVGGSIETIQYILSHHWLINRSSDINDVLANALGIIVGGIVMAIYYKVSVSRRQGRHTRALA; encoded by the coding sequence ATGCGCTGGGAACCGCTATTACTCATAATCTTAATGGCCGGACTAAGCGGCCTATTTATCCTTGCAACCGGCAAAAAGGTCCATTGGCTGGCCCTTCTAATCCTAGCTTACTTTACCGGATTAGCTGGAATTGTCTTCACACCACTATCCTTTTCTGGGACGGGCGTTTACATCATGCCAGCAGGCATTGGTCGGGTAAACTTAACCCACCTGGACCTGTTTAACCTGGGATTTGCGGAAAATATTTTAATGACCATTCCCATCGGGTTAATGATCAAATGGCTGTTGCCCAAGCTATCCTTCTTGGCGACTGCTGGATTTGGTGTCTTCGTGGGCGGTAGTATTGAAACGATTCAATACATCTTATCCCACCACTGGTTGATCAACCGCAGTAGCGATATCAATGATGTTCTGGCTAACGCACTCGGCATCATCGTGGGCGGTATCGTGATGGCAATTTACTACAAAGTTAGCGTCAGTCGTCGACAGGGACGACATACTCGCGCGCTAGCTTAA
- a CDS encoding GtrA family protein, producing the protein MNRISQLYAKYKSVIAYLFFGGLTTLVNLVVFYVTATMWGWNYQIGTAVAWFVSVLFAYVTNRVWVFHSHFTTFEALWREIVTFFSVRAATLIMDEGIMWIGVSLLAQNEMLTKLVDQVVVVLANYFFSKWFVFRKTKATSTVDE; encoded by the coding sequence ATGAACCGGATAAGTCAACTTTACGCAAAATATAAAAGTGTCATTGCTTACCTATTTTTCGGTGGGTTAACGACGTTGGTCAACCTGGTGGTCTTTTACGTGACGGCCACCATGTGGGGTTGGAACTATCAGATTGGGACGGCCGTTGCTTGGTTCGTTTCCGTGCTGTTCGCCTACGTGACCAACCGGGTGTGGGTCTTCCATTCTCACTTCACCACGTTTGAAGCGCTCTGGCGAGAAATCGTGACGTTCTTCTCGGTCCGGGCAGCAACGCTGATCATGGACGAAGGTATCATGTGGATTGGGGTCTCCTTACTTGCTCAAAACGAAATGTTAACAAAGTTAGTCGATCAAGTCGTGGTCGTATTGGCCAACTACTTCTTCAGTAAGTGGTTTGTTTTCCGGAAGACTAAAGCGACGTCGACCGTCGATGAATAG